The following proteins are co-located in the Marinomonas profundi genome:
- a CDS encoding type II toxin-antitoxin system RelE/ParE family toxin: MSLTKEDRSAIGQDIKTAEYGWPVGMPICRSMGDGLWEVRTNLEGGRIARVLFFFRNNELILLNGFMKKAQKTPKSELDLAKKRKREAEK; this comes from the coding sequence TTGTCTCTTACAAAAGAGGATAGAAGTGCCATAGGACAGGATATCAAAACAGCAGAATACGGTTGGCCTGTCGGTATGCCCATATGTCGTTCTATGGGTGATGGGCTGTGGGAAGTGCGAACCAATTTGGAAGGTGGGCGTATTGCAAGGGTATTATTTTTCTTTAGAAACAACGAATTGATTTTACTGAATGGCTTTATGAAGAAAGCCCAAAAGACACCCAAGTCTGAATTAGATTTAGCTAAAAAACGAAAACGTGAGGCTGAAAAATGA
- a CDS encoding helix-turn-helix domain-containing protein, giving the protein MTNKHIGSSFDDFLEEEGTLAETNAVAIKRVVAWQIQQKIEHEHLSKTKMAQLMKTSRSGLDRLLDPSNTSITLHTLDNAAKALGKKLKLELI; this is encoded by the coding sequence ATGACTAACAAACACATCGGCTCTTCCTTTGATGATTTCCTCGAAGAGGAAGGCACATTGGCTGAAACCAATGCCGTTGCCATAAAGCGAGTGGTTGCTTGGCAGATTCAGCAAAAGATTGAACACGAGCATTTATCTAAAACAAAAATGGCGCAACTGATGAAAACAAGTCGCTCTGGATTGGATAGACTGCTTGATCCAAGTAATACGTCCATCACGCTTCATACCTTGGATAATGCCGCGAAAGCGTTAGGTAAAAAGCTAAAATTGGAACTTATTTAA